GGAGGTATCTAACCTCCAGCCCCACCCTGCATACGGTTCCGCGCACGACTGAATGGATTCAGGAGACAGAGAAACGGAGAAGCGGTTACCGAGGGCGGTTCATTGTGAGCGCCTAATTTAAAATTTCTTAAGATAGTCTTTGCATAAGAAAAAAAGGCAGGGCGGCCGTATCTTTCTATCGAGTCTCTATTTCAAACTCATATGCCGAATTAATGCATTTTCCAACCTTGTGTAGATACGGTTGAGACCACAAGGCCAATTATGTTCCAGACAGAATTTGGCATTTCCTCCGTCCTTGGAGGTCAGATGTGCTTGCGGCGAGTCTCAGCAGTGTCTGCACATACGGTCGTTCATTCACATCCGTGTGATCACGACATTCGGACATTCTGTCCAGCACCACCGCAGGCAATTGGAACCACTAGGCCAACTCCCCTGCTATCAACGCCAGTTTCTTAATCCTTGGCCACTTCTTTAACGCGATCTCACGCTTAAGCGCATCACTGCGGCTGCCTACCGTTTCCGAATAGGCTAACGTCAGTGGGCCTTTACCCCGCAGAAACTTGGCTGACTTGGCACTATTACTCTGATGCTCTTTAAAGCGCCGGGTCACATCGGTGGTGACGCCTGTGTATAGGTGGCCGTTGGCACAGCGCACCATATACAAAAACCAGATTGACTCAGTTGCCACTATTTGGCAGTTACCTTATCTACACTTTTAGCCAAGCCACTATCTAAGCCAAGCAAGCCGATGAAGAAGGCGTACTCTTGCGCTTTGTCTTCATAGCGGCGATAACGGCCACTCTTACCACCGTGCCCCGCTTCCATATCGGTATCAAACAGCAGTACATTATTGTCGGTCTTCATATCGCGCAGCTTAGCGACCCACTTAGCAGGTTCAAAGTATTGAACTTGTGAATCGTGTAAGCCGGTAGTGACTAGCAAATGCGGGTACTCTTGCGCTTTAACTTGATCATATGGCGAATAACTTAGCATGTAGTCAAAATAGACTTGCTCGTTCGGGTTGCCCCATTCGTCATACTCGTTAGTCGTGAGCGGGATTGATTCATCCAACATAGTCGTTACCACATCAACAAACGGCACGTGCGCTGCAACGGCAAAGTAGCTTTGTGGTGCTTGGTTTATCACCCCGCCCATCAGCAACCCACCAGCACTACCACCTGCCGCGACAACCTTGTCTTTATCTCCATAGCCTTGTGCAACTAGTTCCTGGGTTACGTCGACAAAGTCATTGAAGCTATTTTGTTTATTGAGCATACGCCCATCGTCATACCAACCACGTCCAAGCATTTCCGAGCCACGTACATGGGCAATCGAATAGATAAAGCCACGATCCAGCAAGCTCAAGATAGAGGAGCTAAAGTCAGGATCAACCGTGTAGCCATATGAGCCATAGCCATATTGGTACAACGGGTTAGTCCCATCTTTGTTGAACATGTCTTTGCGGTAAACCAGAGTCACAGGAACCTCTTCACCATCACGCGCTTTGACAAATAATCGCTCTGCTTGGTAAAGCGTGGCATCAAAGCCACCGAGCACTTTTTCTTGCTTCAGCAGCTCACGTTGATTGGGCTTTGCCAAATCATACTCGTAGACAGACTCTGGCGTGGTCGGGCTAGAGTAATACACTCTGAGTTTGTCGCTATGCTGGCTAGCATTCACATCAAAGCCAACCACATAAGCGGGATCATTGAACTCAAGTTCAAAACCCGCAGCCATATCAAAATCTTGCCCCTGCAATGGATACACATGAATACGACTGATGCCACGTTCACGGGTTTGCACCACCATGTATTGGTCTAGTAACAGTACATCTTCAATTCTTGATTGTTCATCGTGGCCAATAACATCTTGCCAAGCTTGCTTGTCAGCAGCTTTATCTACCGCGACTTTCATTAAGCGAAAGTTACTCGCCTGCCAGTTGGTTAAGATGTAATAGCTGCCAGCCAATTTAGAGACCGAATACTCATGCCCCTCTTCTCGTGCCAATATTGGCTTAAACTCGCCTAACGCCGCATTAGCATCCAGCATTGATACCTCACTGGTAATGGTACTTTCTGCGTACAGGGCGATTGAGGTTTCGTCGAGTGATTTACCCAGGCCAATATAAAAGGTGTCATCTTTTTCTTCATACACCAGTACATCTTCAGTTTGTGCTGTCCCCAGTTGATGGCGAAACACCTGATAACCGAGCAAGGTTTTGGGATCTTTAGCGATATAGAATAGATGTTGATTATCATTGGCCCATACGACGTGACCGTCAGTACCTTCAAGCTGATCTTCGATTAGCTCACCTGTATTAAGATCTTTAAAGTAGAGGGTATAGATCCGGCGACTGAGTAGGTCCTCACCAAAGACTAATTTACTTTCATCAGGGCTGACCGATATGCCCCCTAAACCGTAAAAGTCATGACCTTTAGCGCGATCGTTGACGTCAAGTAGCACTAACTCATCGCTACTTTTTAACTCAGTTTTCCTAGCCACTACCGGATATTCAAAGCCCGCTTTGTAGTAGCGGTAATACCAATGATTATGCCAAAAATAGGGCACGCTCGATTCATCCTTATCAAGTCTGCCGATCAGCTCTTCAAATAGCTGCTTTTTAAGTGCGTCGTAAGGCTGAAATTGCACCTTGGTATAGTCATTTTCAGCATTAAGGTGAGCAATGATCTTAGGGTCTTTACGCTCGTCATCACGCATCCAGTAATAGTCATCGATACGAGTTTCACCATGCAGCTCCATAATGTGAGGAATTTTGTCAGCTTTAGGTGGCTCAATTTGCGTTGTTGCGGTCATATTAGTACATCCGAGTAGCATTACGCTGCTTAGTGTGAAGGCGAAAAGTAGTTTCATTTTGCATATCCTTATGAGCAAAAATATAGCGGCGAGACGGTTCATCGCCATGGCCACATTTCTGTATGCTGCAGCTTGTCATTTTAATCAAATTGACGCAACATAGCGGCGCTTATCTCGTCAACAAACGTTAGATAAGCTTAATTCTCAGGGCGGGGTGTAACTCCCCACCGGCGGTAAGTTATGCATGATGTCGTTTTACATCGTCATAAAAGCCCGCGAGCGCCTACCGATACAACAAGATGTCCACTGGTAGGGTCAAGCAGATCTGGTAAACACGCCTTAATGATGACGCCCGTCATATTGAGGTTGCACCTATTCCAGAGCCGACGGTAATGATTACTGCTGCGTACTATGTGTGCGGCGTGTACTGAGTCCGGATGAAAGAGAATATAAGATTGAACAATGCTGCCTGCGCAGCAGTATCATAGTGTTTTGCCGAGTGCTAAGCACCTAATACTGCCTGTTATGCCACCATTGATTTCAGCTCTTATTAAGCACCTGCATTCATCATGAATGTAAGTGTCATTTTCTGTACGCCCTGATTCTGGCAACCCAATGTAGTTTATTTAAGGATGTTAACCATGAATCAGTCTTTACTCGCGCCTTATGGCAATGCTATCGAACGCGTCAATGCCGCACTTACTGCCCTTCGACAAGGGAAAGGGGTGTTAGTTGTTGATGATGAAGATAGAGAAAACGAAGGCGATCTTATCTATAGCGCCGAAACCCTTACCAATGAGCAGATGGCGCTACTTATTCGCGAATGTAGCGGTATCGTTTGCTTGTGCCTTACTGATGAGCGAATTGCGCAGCTAGAGCTGCCGCCTATGGTCGTTGATAACAACAGCCAATACGGCACCGCCTTTACCGTCAGCATCGAAGCTAAAGTGGGTGTTACCACTGGCGTATCGGCAGCAGATAGAGTGACCACGGTAAAAGCGGCCATTGCAGATGGCGCCGTTGCTAATGACCTTGCCCGCCCAGGACATGTCTATCCTCTACGTGCTCGCCCGGGGGGAGTATTGGAGCGTCGCGGCCATACCGAAGGCACTGTCGACTTAATGAAGCTGGCAGGATTGAAACCTTTTGGCGTTCTGTGTGAAGTGACGTTACCCGATGGCACAATGGCACGCCTGCCTGAAATCGTCAGCTTTGGGCAGCAGCATGATATGCCAGTGCTAACGATTGAAGATATTGTGGCTTACCGTAATTCGCAGTAAGGCAATTGAGTCAGAAAAAAGTCAACAGGCCACATTTTATATGCGGCCTTTTTGTTTATACCCGCTTTACCTCTAAGAATAAATAAATGCCGAGTAAGCAATAGCCACTAAGCCAAAGCTACAATGATGTTATTTAGCAAAAACGCATTTATCACTATTTCAGGTGATTGACAGCGTCAAAAAAAACCTAATAAGAAGATAGTTTTAGTCACACTTTTGACACTAGTCGCTAAATTCGTGACCTAGATTAGACTTTGGTTAATTAACTGAGACACCACAATCTTGATATGGTTATTATTTGGCGCAATTTTTTAATCTTCTATCTTCACTTTTAAGATTAAACCAACAATGTTAACAATGAGATTGTTACGCTAAAGGGTTGTCGCCGAATGTTAAGCCTGTTAAGCCATTTGAGCTTAAAACAAAAGCTATTCTTATTTGCCTCATTGCCAATGCTAATATTGGTGGTGTTTGCAGTGCTGCATTCAATATCACTATCTAAGCAGTATCAAAATGCCTCCGCTAATGCGTTAACCACTCAAGTCACACTCGGCGTCGAGAAGGTTATTTTCGAACTACAAAAAGAGCGCGGCTTATCAGCGGGCTATGTGAGTAGTGACGGCGAAGAGTTTAGCGCAGAGCTGCAACAGCAATGGCAAACAACCGATCAAGCATTGCAAAGCTTGCTGCAAAACGGAGCACTAAAAAAGGTATTAGCAGGCACCCAAGATGACTACCCGTTATTTATTGCGTTACAGGAGCGAATTGGCCGCAGCAGCGCTGAACGAGAACGACTAACACAATTTCGTCACCAGGTGCTCAGCCTAGACAGTAACCGATATTTTAACTATTACTCGCAACTCAACCAAAAGCTGATCAGTTTTATTTCGCAACTGCGCTTTAAAAGTGAAAGCTCCTATCTGGTCATAGTTCAATCCGATCTTGTAAACGCCTTAAAAATCCAAGAACTCGCGGGACAAGAGCGGGGTTTAGTCAACCAACTCCTCGCAGCAGCAACGATTAACCTTGACTCATTCGATGCGATTTCAGATATCACCGAGCAGCTCACCAATACTGTCAACAACGCAAGCTCGGTGATGACCAAAGAGAATCGTGCCAAGTTCAGTGCATTTGGGGATAGCCTTGAACAGCAAGAGATCGAAGCGCTTCGACGGCAATTACAGCAACAAATAGCCCTCATCGAACATGCGTATCGTGTTAGTAAACTCGTGGGCTATGATGGCTTAATGCACGACTTCAATAGCTATTTGATGTCCGCTTCTCCTCAGCATAGCATCAGTTTTGAGCAACATTATTTTGAAATTGGGGTTGCACTAACAGAGATTGAACGTCAGCCGAACTTAACTGAACAGCAGCTAGAACTTATTGCAGTCATTAAACGTACTGTCGATAGTTACGCTGACTATCTGCAACAGATTAAAAGCAGTAAGCAGCCTTTGCCACCAATGACTACGCTGGCAGGCAAATATGAAGTCATGCATCAAGCATTACTGCAATTGCAACACCAAGCTCCGCTGATTAGCAGTGCACATTGGTGGTCAACGGCGAGTGCAGGTGTTGAGTTGATGTATCAAATGAACATTCAACTGACAGAAAAAATTGCGCGCCAAAGTGATATCGAGAAGCAACAAATTTTGTCCTCTCTGTATATCAGCCTACTCACTGGCATGTTGTTTTTTTACATTCTCTTTATCTTAGGCAAGTACATCTGCAATCACCTTATCGATTTGATCACTACCATAGTGCAAGATGTCGAAGAGATGGCTAAAGATCCTAGTCTACAGCTACAAATCGACATAAAAGGCAGCGGCGAGCTAGCGCAAATATCCACCGCACTGAATCAGATGCTAAGCGAGCGCATGCTGGCCAAAAACTCAATGCTGCAAGCATCAGCAGTATTTGAACACTCATCTGAAGGCATTATGGTGACCGATGCGGATAACTGTATCGAATTGGTTAACCCCGCTTTTACCAAAATCACCGGCTATACCCTTGACGAAGTTAAAGGCCATAAACCAAGCATTTTAAGCTCTAATCACCATCGTCCGGAGTTTTACCGTGCGCTTTGGCAGTCATTGGCTGACACTAACCATTGGGAAGGCGAGATCTGGAATAAACGAAAAGATGGTAACGTCTATCCAGAATATCTGTCGATCACAGCAGTAAAAGATGCCCAAGATAATATTTGCCAGCACATAGGTTTGTTTCTGGACGTGAGTAACCACAAGCAGTATGAACAAGACCTGTGGTACAAGACTAATTACGATTCACTAACTAAGTTGCCAAATCGTCATCTATTTTCATCACGATTACAGCATGCGATTAATACTGCTAGCCAGCATCAAGCTCAAGTCGCGGTTTTCTTTATCGATTTAGATCGTTTCAAATTTATTAATGAACTGCATGGCCATGCTGCAGGTAACGATATTCTCAAGCAATCAGCCCTGCGCCTTGCCGACGTGCTCGGGCCTGAAGATTCTATTGCCCGTTTTGGTGGCGATGAATTTGCAATCATTTCACCGCAACTAAATACCAACGAAACGGCTGAGCAACTGGCACAAAAGCTGACTGAAGTGTTGGTACATCCGATAAAATTGGGTGCGATTGAAAGCAATATTTCTGCTAGCGTCGGCGTGGCCTTCTATCCAGAAGATGGTCAAGACATAGAGATGTTACTGAGAAATGCAGAAACCGCCATGTATCAAGCCAAACGAGATGGCCGAGCACATTTCCAGTACTTCTCACCTGAGATGAACGTCGAAATGTTAGAACGGATGCGACTCGAACAGCGATTACGAAAAGCAGTAAAACAGTCTGAGTTTTACTTGGAGTATCAACCTGTCGTTGATATGCAGCACGGCACCGTTTCAAGTGTTGAAGCGCTTATTCGTTGGCGAGATCCTGAGTTTGGCATTATCTCTCCAGCGCTATTTATTCCCATCGCTGAAGAGACAGGACTTATTGAACCTTTAGGGGAGTGGATTTTAGAGCAAGCCCTTACCGATCTGGCACAGTGGCACTCACAAGGTCATATGCTTAAAATCGCCATTAACGTGTCTGGCCGCCAATGTATCAACTCTCATGGTCGCAGTTTTTATGAGATTCTCAAGGAAGCACTTGAGCGTCATGGTATTGCGCCGCTGTATCTACATGTAGAAATAACGGAAAGCATGCTCATTGAGGATAAACCTTACAGCTTACAAATTCTTGAATCCATAAGGCAATTGGGAGTTGATATTTATCTCGACGATTTTGGTACAGGCTATTCAGCACTTAGCTATCTTAACCAGTTCCCGATATCCGTCATAAAAATTGATAAGAGCTTCATCGACAACGCCACGGTTAACCAGTCTGATGCCAAGCTCGTTAAAGCCGTAGTAATGATGGGGCAGAGCCTAGAAATGCCACTGGTTGCAGAAGGCATAGAAACCGAAGAGCAGTGGGACTTCTTACAAGCGCTCGGCTGCGACTACGCTCAGGGTTATTTAATGTCCAAGCCGTTATCCAGTGAAAGACTGGTCACCTTTCTTGAAAATGAAACAGCTATTAATCGCATCATTAACCGTAAAGCACTAACAGCGGTAAAGTAGATCTGGCGACTTAAGAACACTCATTAAATCGTAAACTATCCCCATAAAAAAAGAGCAGACTAGCTGCTCTTTTTTATCTGCTCACTTACTTATTAAGCAACGCTTGTCATCACGCTAGCAGATTCTTCAACCGCCATTTGTGCTAAATCTTTATCGACGAAGAATAGTGCTTTACCGTCTTCACCTACCAAACGAATTTTATCTACGATTGATTTGAATAGCTTCTCTTCTTCATGCTGCTCTGAAACATACCACTGCAGGAAGTTGAAGGTGGAATAATCTTGGTTACTGAATGCTGCGTGAGCAAGTTCGTTAATCTTTTTAGTGATCAACTGCTCGTGCTCATAAGTGTATTCGAATAGCGCCAGTAACGAAGGAAAGTCAGCTTGCGGCGCTTCAATCGTCCCCAACAGCGGCATGCCACCTGTTTCGCTGACATAAGTGAACAAACGATGCATATGCCCCATCTCTTCAGTTGCATGGGCACGCATAAATTTAGCCGCGCCTTCAAAACCTTTATCTTCACACCATGCACTCATCTGTAAGTACAGGTTAGAGGAGAAAAACTCCATGTTGATCTGGTCGTTTAACTGGTCAATCATCTTCTGGGCCAACATATTAATTCCTCAGGGTATTCCATTTATAGGCGCTATTGTTATCAAGCTGGCTTGTAAATGCAATAAAATTTACTTAAGTGGTTGTTTAATAGATAGTAATGGTTTTCATTTACACAGGTAAAGCAATTGCTAACATTACCGATACATGACTAAAAACCTCAAAAGAATCAGCCCTTAACTTAAGCTTGTACCTGAGCAAACTATCGATATAAAGTCTAATCAAGCGCTGGTATATTTGCCCTGCTATAGGAAAAATAATCATAAAGCCGCGACCGGCTGTTAAAACTGCCATGCAGATCATAGTCATCTGTAATCACCGTGGCATAATGCGCTATATTCGTTTTTACTTAACGTACCCTTATTCAGCCTCAAGGATAGATAGATGCAGACTAATGCAGACCCATGTACTCAACCTAGCCTAATGCATCCCACGCTAGCGATTGTTAAATTACTCGAGCAAGTGCAACCCGTCACAGATTCAGAAATTGTCACGCTGACACAAGCCTTAGGGCGCGTCTTAGCCGAAGACCTCGCTTCTCATGTCGACTTGCCTCCTTTCGACAACTCAGCAATGGACGGTTACGCTTTTAACTTTGATGATCTTGACATCACTAAGCCGTTAACACTAATTGGCGACTCTTTTGCGGGTCATCCGTATACAGGCCAATGCGTTAAAGGTGGTTGTATCCGCATAATGACCGGTGCACCCGTTCCCGCTGGTTACGACACCGTGCAGATGCAAGAAAAAGTCACTGTGGAAGGTAAAAAGATCAGCATTGAGGCGCCAAAAGCAAAAGGGGCAAACGTCCGCTACCGCGCAGAAGAGCTAACAACAGGCACTAAAGTCCTCACGACGGGTACACTTATCGGTGCTGCAGAGATGGGGGTTCTCGCTACCATTGGCGCCAGCCAATTACGAGTTTTTCGTCCGCTAAAGGTCGCTTTCTTCTCAACGGGCGACGAATTACGCCCCGTGGGCAGCGAGCTTGGCCCAGGCCAAATATACGACTCTAACCGCTACAGCATTCAAGGATTACTTAGCCGCGCTAACGTAGAGTGGATCGACCTTGGCGTTATTGAAGATGACAAAGAAGCCATCCGCCAAGCCTTTAAAACAGCTTCAACCCAGGCCGACATGGTACTAACATCAGGCGGTGTCTCTGTTGGCGATGCCGACTATACCAAACAAATCCTCGATGAAGAGGGTGAGATCACCTTCTGGAAGCTGGCGATTAAACCGGGTAAGCCATTTGCGTTTGGTCACTTAGGGGATGCTGTGTTCTGTGGTTTACCCGGAAATCCAGTGTCTTCAATGGTGACGTTTTATAAGCTTGTTTGGCCATTACTGCAAAAAATGCAGGGGTTACCGCAAGTTAAACCAGTGACATTCAATGCCACGCTAACCCACAACATTCGTAAGTTCCCGGGCCGAGTAGAATATCAACGAGCGGTACTTAGCTATAACGAACAGGGTGAAGCACAAGTCGCCGTCACTGGCGGACAAGGCTCTGGCATGCTGACATCAATGACCTTAGCCAACTGCTTTATCATCTTAGAGCAAGACTGTGATGGCGTAACGGCAGGCAGCAAGGTCACCGTTGAACCATTCAACAGTGTACTTGGTTAACTCACGCTAATGGCCGCAAGCAACAGATTGAAGAGAGCATTTTGATGTCAATTGAACCAACTGACACGGACGAGATATTAACTGACGCGGAAATATTGCGTTATAGCCGGCAAATATCCATTAAGGCGATGGATTTCGAAGGGCAAGAAAAACTCAAGCAAGCCAAGGTACTGATCATCGGTGCCGGCGGTTTGGGCTGCGCTGCCAGCCAATACTTGGCGGTAGCAGGGGCTGGCTTAATCACACTCGTCGATTTTGATACGGTTGAAGTCTCTAACTTACAGCGGCAAGTATTGCATCAAGACGCCAATGTAGGCCAAGCCAAAGTCGACTCTGCTAAAGAGACGTTAACCGGCTTAAACCCACACATTCAGGTTGATACGATTAATGCCGTGTTAGATGATCATGAGA
The Shewanella sp. KX20019 DNA segment above includes these coding regions:
- a CDS encoding S9 family peptidase; translated protein: MKLLFAFTLSSVMLLGCTNMTATTQIEPPKADKIPHIMELHGETRIDDYYWMRDDERKDPKIIAHLNAENDYTKVQFQPYDALKKQLFEELIGRLDKDESSVPYFWHNHWYYRYYKAGFEYPVVARKTELKSSDELVLLDVNDRAKGHDFYGLGGISVSPDESKLVFGEDLLSRRIYTLYFKDLNTGELIEDQLEGTDGHVVWANDNQHLFYIAKDPKTLLGYQVFRHQLGTAQTEDVLVYEEKDDTFYIGLGKSLDETSIALYAESTITSEVSMLDANAALGEFKPILAREEGHEYSVSKLAGSYYILTNWQASNFRLMKVAVDKAADKQAWQDVIGHDEQSRIEDVLLLDQYMVVQTRERGISRIHVYPLQGQDFDMAAGFELEFNDPAYVVGFDVNASQHSDKLRVYYSSPTTPESVYEYDLAKPNQRELLKQEKVLGGFDATLYQAERLFVKARDGEEVPVTLVYRKDMFNKDGTNPLYQYGYGSYGYTVDPDFSSSILSLLDRGFIYSIAHVRGSEMLGRGWYDDGRMLNKQNSFNDFVDVTQELVAQGYGDKDKVVAAGGSAGGLLMGGVINQAPQSYFAVAAHVPFVDVVTTMLDESIPLTTNEYDEWGNPNEQVYFDYMLSYSPYDQVKAQEYPHLLVTTGLHDSQVQYFEPAKWVAKLRDMKTDNNVLLFDTDMEAGHGGKSGRYRRYEDKAQEYAFFIGLLGLDSGLAKSVDKVTAK
- the ribB gene encoding 3,4-dihydroxy-2-butanone-4-phosphate synthase, with translation MNQSLLAPYGNAIERVNAALTALRQGKGVLVVDDEDRENEGDLIYSAETLTNEQMALLIRECSGIVCLCLTDERIAQLELPPMVVDNNSQYGTAFTVSIEAKVGVTTGVSAADRVTTVKAAIADGAVANDLARPGHVYPLRARPGGVLERRGHTEGTVDLMKLAGLKPFGVLCEVTLPDGTMARLPEIVSFGQQHDMPVLTIEDIVAYRNSQ
- a CDS encoding EAL domain-containing protein, with amino-acid sequence MLSLLSHLSLKQKLFLFASLPMLILVVFAVLHSISLSKQYQNASANALTTQVTLGVEKVIFELQKERGLSAGYVSSDGEEFSAELQQQWQTTDQALQSLLQNGALKKVLAGTQDDYPLFIALQERIGRSSAERERLTQFRHQVLSLDSNRYFNYYSQLNQKLISFISQLRFKSESSYLVIVQSDLVNALKIQELAGQERGLVNQLLAAATINLDSFDAISDITEQLTNTVNNASSVMTKENRAKFSAFGDSLEQQEIEALRRQLQQQIALIEHAYRVSKLVGYDGLMHDFNSYLMSASPQHSISFEQHYFEIGVALTEIERQPNLTEQQLELIAVIKRTVDSYADYLQQIKSSKQPLPPMTTLAGKYEVMHQALLQLQHQAPLISSAHWWSTASAGVELMYQMNIQLTEKIARQSDIEKQQILSSLYISLLTGMLFFYILFILGKYICNHLIDLITTIVQDVEEMAKDPSLQLQIDIKGSGELAQISTALNQMLSERMLAKNSMLQASAVFEHSSEGIMVTDADNCIELVNPAFTKITGYTLDEVKGHKPSILSSNHHRPEFYRALWQSLADTNHWEGEIWNKRKDGNVYPEYLSITAVKDAQDNICQHIGLFLDVSNHKQYEQDLWYKTNYDSLTKLPNRHLFSSRLQHAINTASQHQAQVAVFFIDLDRFKFINELHGHAAGNDILKQSALRLADVLGPEDSIARFGGDEFAIISPQLNTNETAEQLAQKLTEVLVHPIKLGAIESNISASVGVAFYPEDGQDIEMLLRNAETAMYQAKRDGRAHFQYFSPEMNVEMLERMRLEQRLRKAVKQSEFYLEYQPVVDMQHGTVSSVEALIRWRDPEFGIISPALFIPIAEETGLIEPLGEWILEQALTDLAQWHSQGHMLKIAINVSGRQCINSHGRSFYEILKEALERHGIAPLYLHVEITESMLIEDKPYSLQILESIRQLGVDIYLDDFGTGYSALSYLNQFPISVIKIDKSFIDNATVNQSDAKLVKAVVMMGQSLEMPLVAEGIETEEQWDFLQALGCDYAQGYLMSKPLSSERLVTFLENETAINRIINRKALTAVK
- the ftnA gene encoding non-heme ferritin, yielding MLAQKMIDQLNDQINMEFFSSNLYLQMSAWCEDKGFEGAAKFMRAHATEEMGHMHRLFTYVSETGGMPLLGTIEAPQADFPSLLALFEYTYEHEQLITKKINELAHAAFSNQDYSTFNFLQWYVSEQHEEEKLFKSIVDKIRLVGEDGKALFFVDKDLAQMAVEESASVMTSVA
- the moeA gene encoding molybdopterin molybdotransferase MoeA — encoded protein: MQTNADPCTQPSLMHPTLAIVKLLEQVQPVTDSEIVTLTQALGRVLAEDLASHVDLPPFDNSAMDGYAFNFDDLDITKPLTLIGDSFAGHPYTGQCVKGGCIRIMTGAPVPAGYDTVQMQEKVTVEGKKISIEAPKAKGANVRYRAEELTTGTKVLTTGTLIGAAEMGVLATIGASQLRVFRPLKVAFFSTGDELRPVGSELGPGQIYDSNRYSIQGLLSRANVEWIDLGVIEDDKEAIRQAFKTASTQADMVLTSGGVSVGDADYTKQILDEEGEITFWKLAIKPGKPFAFGHLGDAVFCGLPGNPVSSMVTFYKLVWPLLQKMQGLPQVKPVTFNATLTHNIRKFPGRVEYQRAVLSYNEQGEAQVAVTGGQGSGMLTSMTLANCFIILEQDCDGVTAGSKVTVEPFNSVLG